From the Actinomycetota bacterium genome, the window GCACGCCGCCCTCGAACTCCAGCAGCTCGTTCACCGCCACATCGGGAAGGCCGGAGATGCGCGCGATGCCGTCACCGACCTCGGTGATGCGGCCCACCTGCTGCTTCTCCAGGCTGGGCTCGTAGCCCTCGAGGGCCGCGCGCAGCGCAGCCGCGATGTCCTTGGCGTCGAGGTTGAACGTGTCGGTCATCTACAACCCTTCCCTCATTACAACCCCTCCCTCATCTACAACCCCTCCCTCAGTTGATCGAGCCGGTGCCGCACGGTGCCGTCGATGACGGTGTCACCGACGCGTACCGCCGCGCCGCCGATCACGCTCGGGTCGACGATCACCTTGACCTCGACGTCGAGGCCCAGGTTCTGCGACAGCGCCTTGGCCAGCTTCTGCTGGCGCTTGGCGTCGAGGGAGACGGCGGAGCGCACCTCGGCGACCACGTGCTTGCGCTCGGCGGCAGCGCGCTCGACCACCCGGTCGATGATCGCGGGCAGGTCGCGGGCCCGCCCCGCGCCGACGACGAACGACACCAGGTTGACCGTGATCGGCGACGCCTTCGCGCCGAGCAGGTTCTCGACGATCGCCTGCCGCCGCTCCGCGGGGAGCGACTGGTCGGTGAGCGCCTCGCGCAGCTCGTCGTTGCTCTCGAAGGTGCGGGCCACGCTGAACAGCTCGTTCTCGACCTGCGGCAACGACCCCTCGGCGCGGGCGACCTCGACGAGCGCGGCCGCGTAGCCGTCGACCCTGTCGTTCAGCGGTCGGTCGCTCATGTGCGCGACGCCGCGATCTCGTCGATGAACTGGTCGACGAGCGCGAGGTTGGTCTCGCGGTCGAGGTTGCGCTCGACCACCTTCTCGGCCAGCTCGAGCGTGAGCTCGCGCACGCTCACGCGCAGATCGGCGGTGGCGCGCGCGACCGCGGCCTCGATCTCCTCCTGGGCGCGCTGCTTGCTCGCGGCCACCTCGGCCTCGGCCTGCCTGCGCAGGTCCTGGCGGAGCTTGTCGGCCGACTGCCGCGCCTCCTCGATGATGCGCCCGGACTCCGACCTGGCGTCGGCCAGCTTCGCCTGGTACTCGGCGAGGATCGACTGGGCCTCGGTCTTGGCCTGCTCCGCCTCGTCGAGGCTCGAGCGGATGCGCTCGGTTCGGGCCGCCATGCTCGAGCTGATGGCCGGGAACGCGAAGCGCCGCAGCATGAAGAACAGCACCACGAAGGAGATGGAGCCCCAGATGAGCTCGTTGGTCGCGGGCAGGATCGGGTTGGGCGCCTCCTGGCAGGCGGAGACGTCCTGGCCCTTCTCGAGGAGCTTGATGCACTCCTCGTTCGCGTGCTTCAGCTTCTCGGTCGTCGGCGTCGTCGCCTGAGCCCACGCCGGCGCCGCGGCCAGCAGCGCGGCGCCGACGACGGCGCCCCCGAAGATCACCGCTCTCGCGCGCATGCGGATCATCCCTTCAGCAGGAAGGTGAGGACGAAGCCGAAGAGCGCGAGCGCCTCGGTGAAGGCGATGCCGAGGAACATCGTCGTGCGCACCATGCCCGCGGCCTCGGGCTGGCGGGCCATGGCGGTGATGGCGTTGCCGACGACGATGCCGATGCCCACGCCGGGGCCGATGGCGGCGCCCCCGTAGACGATGCCGGCGCCGACCGTCTTCAGGC encodes:
- the atpF gene encoding F0F1 ATP synthase subunit B: MIRMRARAVIFGGAVVGAALLAAAPAWAQATTPTTEKLKHANEECIKLLEKGQDVSACQEAPNPILPATNELIWGSISFVVLFFMLRRFAFPAISSSMAARTERIRSSLDEAEQAKTEAQSILAEYQAKLADARSESGRIIEEARQSADKLRQDLRRQAEAEVAASKQRAQEEIEAAVARATADLRVSVRELTLELAEKVVERNLDRETNLALVDQFIDEIAASRT
- the atpE gene encoding ATP synthase F0 subunit C, whose amino-acid sequence is MKTVGAGIVYGGAAIGPGVGIGIVVGNAITAMARQPEAAGMVRTTMFLGIAFTEALALFGFVLTFLLKG
- the atpH gene encoding ATP synthase F1 subunit delta, giving the protein MSDRPLNDRVDGYAAALVEVARAEGSLPQVENELFSVARTFESNDELREALTDQSLPAERRQAIVENLLGAKASPITVNLVSFVVGAGRARDLPAIIDRVVERAAAERKHVVAEVRSAVSLDAKRQQKLAKALSQNLGLDVEVKVIVDPSVIGGAAVRVGDTVIDGTVRHRLDQLREGL